A part of Miscanthus floridulus cultivar M001 chromosome 6, ASM1932011v1, whole genome shotgun sequence genomic DNA contains:
- the LOC136459154 gene encoding uncharacterized protein codes for MGCCFSKKRKTRPVAGASAFPRRCEREDRDPPSPEEETVKEVLSETPSAKLRAEPKPIGNNVVVPAADEREVEKAKKKQDSVDAAVSVSDLGSCVSLSLATDERSEAASEWSVATSSVAGPERSPGRKPARRRPVSADLGPARRERDRAAAAAASYGVRSRRARASASPPPPRHVPRDRSVRRSPSPAAKRAASEPRRAASPTAPVQAQRKPPVPARPSGRVSARRAAQEAATPPRPASPQEDDAVTAASEPSVPDGSAGGDVQGGRGGDDGKESLENPLVSLECFIFL; via the coding sequence ATGGGCTGCTGCTTCAGCAAGAAGCGCAAGACCCGTCCGGTGGCGGGAGCCTCTGCCTTCCCGCGCCGGTGCGAGCGCGAGGACCGCGACCCGCCGTCGCCGGAGGAGGAGACGGTCAAGGAGGTGCTCTCGGAGACACCGAGCGCTAAGCTGAGGGCCGAGCCCAAGCCCATCGGCAATAATGTTGTCGTCCCCGCCGCGGACGAGCGGGAAGTggagaaggcgaagaagaagcagGACAGCGTCGACGCCGCGGTGAGCGTGAGCGACCTCGGCAGCTGCGTGTCGCTGTCGCTCGCCACCGACGAGCGGTCCGAGGCGGCGTCGGAGTGGTCGGTCGCGACCAGCTCGGTGGCCGGGCCGGAGCGGTCGCCGGGGAGGAAGCCGGCCAGGAGGCGCCCGGTCTCCGCCGATCTGGGCCCAGCGCGGCGCGAGCGCGaccgcgccgccgcggccgcggcctccTACGGCGTCCGCTCCCGCAGAGCGCGGGCGTCggcgtccccgccgccgccgcggcacgTGCCACGGGACCGCTCCGTCCGGCGCTCGCCGTCGCCGGCGGCGAAGCGGGCGGCGTCCGAGCCCCGCCGCGCCGCCAGCCCAACTGCGCCCGTGCAGGCGCAGCGGAAGCCGCCTGTCCCGGCAAGGCCGTCCGGCCGCGTCTCGGCGCGGCGGGCGGCACAGGAGGCAGCAACTCCTCCTCGTCCCGCCTCCCCGCAGGAAGACGACGCCGTCACCGCGGCAAGCGAGCCCAGCGTCCCGGACGGCAGCGCCGGTGGCGATGTTCAAGGTggccgcggcggcgacgacgggaAAGAGTCGCTGGAGAACCCGCTTGTGTCATTGGAATGTTTCATCTTTCTGTAG